From the genome of Streptococcus lutetiensis, one region includes:
- a CDS encoding MATE family efflux transporter, translating into MDSFSDRAMKKDYFFSNRDLAKLFIPLIIEQGLEFLVGLIASIMVSRVGEAAVSGVSLVEFLMALFISIFAAFATGGGIVAGQYLGDRDSKNANKAVNQLVKFTSYFSLAITLLIFAIKPFILSHLFGAITPEVHAQADRYFNIVALSTPFIALYNSGAAIFRTLNKSRLPMNIMLVMNGLNIVMGVSLIYGCGWGVEGVAVPILFSRVGAMFLILWFAHHIKSDLTLGNFLKEKVDWQMIKKVLGIGLPFGFENGMFFLGRLIVLSVVSLFGTAAIAANSVGGTIIMFQGLPGISIVLGLAVIISKCVGAGDYEQAEFYKRKVSRIIHAANTLFSVIVVALMPFLMMIYDLSDQATHYVWIIVLAHGILVSIFWNSGYVLPVVFRSAGDANFPMVIGIASMLLVRVVCAYFLSVNFGMGMLGTWVAMFLDWIVKGIIYEIRYRKGTWKNYKLV; encoded by the coding sequence ATGGACAGTTTTTCGGATAGGGCTATGAAAAAGGATTACTTTTTCAGTAATCGTGATTTAGCTAAATTATTTATTCCATTAATTATCGAGCAGGGCTTGGAATTTTTGGTCGGGTTAATTGCTTCCATCATGGTTTCAAGGGTGGGTGAAGCAGCGGTTTCAGGTGTATCCTTGGTTGAATTCTTGATGGCACTCTTTATCAGTATTTTTGCGGCTTTTGCGACTGGTGGTGGGATTGTTGCTGGGCAATATCTCGGTGATCGCGATAGCAAAAATGCCAATAAAGCAGTCAATCAGTTGGTGAAATTCACTTCGTACTTTAGTTTAGCGATTACGCTTTTGATTTTTGCGATTAAACCCTTTATTTTAAGTCACTTGTTTGGGGCAATCACGCCTGAAGTTCACGCGCAAGCCGATCGTTATTTTAATATTGTCGCACTCTCAACACCGTTTATTGCTCTTTACAATTCGGGCGCAGCGATTTTCAGAACCTTAAATAAATCACGCTTGCCGATGAATATCATGCTGGTGATGAATGGCTTGAATATTGTCATGGGCGTCAGCTTGATTTATGGTTGCGGTTGGGGCGTTGAAGGAGTGGCTGTTCCAATTCTATTTTCTCGTGTAGGAGCCATGTTTTTAATTTTGTGGTTTGCCCATCATATTAAGTCAGATTTGACTTTAGGAAACTTCTTGAAAGAAAAAGTTGATTGGCAAATGATTAAAAAAGTTCTTGGTATTGGACTACCATTTGGTTTTGAAAATGGCATGTTTTTCCTTGGACGCTTGATTGTCTTATCTGTTGTTTCTTTGTTTGGAACAGCAGCCATCGCAGCTAACTCAGTTGGTGGAACGATTATCATGTTTCAAGGTTTGCCAGGTATTTCAATTGTCCTTGGTTTAGCTGTTATCATTTCAAAATGTGTTGGTGCTGGTGACTATGAGCAGGCTGAGTTTTACAAGCGAAAAGTTAGCCGAATCATTCATGCTGCAAATACTTTGTTTTCAGTTATTGTTGTTGCCTTAATGCCCTTTTTGATGATGATTTATGATTTGTCAGATCAAGCGACACATTATGTTTGGATTATTGTGCTTGCTCATGGAATTTTAGTAAGTATTTTCTGGAATTCAGGTTATGTCTTGCCGGTTGTCTTTCGTAGTGCGGGAGATGCTAATTTCCCAATGGTTATCGGTATTGCCTCAATGCTTTTAGTTCGCGTGGTATGCGCCTACTTTTTATCGGTCAATTTTGGTATGGGAATGCTCGGAACTTGGGTAGCTATGTTCTTAGACTGGATTGTTAAAGGTATCATTTATGAAATCCGCTACCGCAAAGGCACTTGGAAAAATTACAAATTAGTATGA
- a CDS encoding protein-ADP-ribose hydrolase — translation MTKKEMVNFLLDYLIMENTQFKAINVPDDSPGQETLLRALLNVRPPMAVSTRFLIMQNDYLQLKKAERVVVFLNHLQPLATDDRLYVWKGDISRLQVDAIVNTANRQMLGCFQPLHECTDNTIHTYAGVQLRLECYNLMKDQGHDEPEGSAKITPGYNLPAKFILHTVGPAINEHLTESDADLLTQSYLSCLTLAEKNKLESVALSSLATNHDKRFINEDAARIAVNTVKAFLDQSQYVKKIIFNVDQDDEAAIYHELLH, via the coding sequence ATGACTAAGAAAGAAATGGTAAACTTCCTATTAGATTACCTTATTATGGAGAATACGCAATTTAAAGCCATCAATGTTCCAGATGACTCACCTGGACAAGAAACTCTCTTGCGTGCTCTTCTTAATGTCAGACCGCCAATGGCTGTCTCAACGCGTTTTTTAATCATGCAAAATGATTACCTTCAACTAAAAAAAGCTGAACGGGTGGTCGTTTTTTTAAATCACTTACAACCACTTGCGACTGACGACCGCTTGTATGTCTGGAAGGGTGATATTTCACGACTTCAAGTCGATGCTATCGTCAATACGGCTAATCGCCAAATGCTAGGTTGCTTCCAACCGCTTCACGAATGCACTGACAATACTATTCATACTTATGCCGGTGTTCAACTACGTCTGGAATGCTATAATCTTATGAAAGACCAAGGGCACGATGAACCAGAAGGTAGTGCAAAAATCACTCCTGGTTACAACCTTCCAGCCAAATTTATTCTTCACACCGTTGGCCCTGCTATCAATGAGCACTTAACAGAGTCTGACGCTGATTTGCTTACTCAAAGCTACCTTTCTTGCTTAACCCTAGCAGAAAAAAATAAACTGGAATCTGTTGCCCTATCATCCCTAGCAACTAATCACGACAAACGCTTTATCAACGAAGATGCTGCTAGAATCGCTGTAAACACTGTTAAAGCATTTCTAGATCAAAGTCAGTATGTCAAAAAAATCATTTTCAACGTTGACCAAGATGACGAAGCAGCTATTTATCACGAATTGTTGCATTAA
- a CDS encoding rhodanese-like domain-containing protein, translating to MIKYILASQLQEALKEQPLNIIDVSERMEFALGHVPTVVNPPLSEFGSGYQALDKDKTYHIICQSGARSEQACFFLDGQGYKVVNVDGGTSAWPGVLEY from the coding sequence GTGATTAAATACATTTTAGCTAGTCAACTACAAGAGGCTTTAAAGGAACAGCCATTAAACATTATCGATGTTAGTGAGAGAATGGAGTTTGCCCTGGGACATGTTCCAACAGTGGTTAACCCTCCTTTAAGTGAATTTGGATCAGGCTACCAAGCACTTGATAAAGATAAAACATATCATATCATTTGCCAAAGTGGTGCCCGTTCAGAACAAGCCTGCTTTTTTCTAGATGGCCAAGGCTATAAAGTGGTAAATGTTGATGGTGGCACATCAGCGTGGCCAGGAGTATTAGAATACTAA
- a CDS encoding HD domain-containing protein, with protein sequence MIDKNDILQKAEKLVYDKLHAEASGHDWWHVVRVRNTARELAEKEGADSFICQLTTLVHDMADEKLNDDPKQALADLKAWLIDQRLSQTDVDHIIQIINTMSFKGDGSSVPVTLEGKIVQDADRLDAIGAIGIARCMAYSGSKGRPVHDPNMTAREHLTAEEYRNGKDTAILHFYEKLLKLKDLMNTSHARKMAEHRHAVLEEFLKEFYAEWDGKL encoded by the coding sequence ATGATTGATAAAAATGATATTTTACAAAAGGCTGAAAAGCTTGTTTATGATAAATTACACGCAGAAGCTAGTGGCCATGACTGGTGGCATGTGGTTCGTGTGAGAAATACTGCGCGTGAATTGGCTGAAAAAGAAGGAGCAGATAGTTTTATCTGCCAGTTGACAACTTTGGTGCATGACATGGCTGATGAGAAGTTAAATGATGATCCTAAGCAAGCTTTAGCTGATTTAAAGGCTTGGCTTATTGACCAACGACTCTCTCAAACAGACGTTGACCACATCATTCAAATCATCAATACCATGTCTTTTAAGGGAGATGGTAGCAGTGTTCCAGTAACTTTAGAAGGAAAAATTGTGCAAGATGCTGACCGTTTGGATGCTATTGGTGCAATTGGTATTGCCAGATGCATGGCTTATTCAGGTAGCAAGGGGCGTCCGGTTCATGACCCCAACATGACTGCCCGTGAACATTTGACTGCTGAGGAGTATCGTAATGGTAAGGACACCGCAATCCTGCATTTTTACGAGAAACTGCTTAAACTCAAAGATTTGATGAACACAAGCCACGCTAGAAAAATGGCAGAGCACCGCCACGCGGTTTTGGAAGAATTTCTAAAAGAATTCTACGCAGAATGGGATGGCAAGTTGTAA
- the guaA gene encoding glutamine-hydrolyzing GMP synthase, which translates to MTDKSTLNDVQKIIVLDYGSQYNQLIARRIREFGVFSELRSHKITADEVRAINPIGIVLSGGPNSVYADNAFGIDEEIFELGIPILGICYGMQLLTDKLGGKVVPAGQTGHSEYGQSTLHLKAKSELFADTPDEQTVLMSHGDAVTEIPAGFHLVGDSADCPYAAIENTEKNIYGIQFHPEVRHSVYGNDILRNFAFGICGAKGDWSMDNFIDLQINEIRQKVGDRKVLLGLSGGVDSSVVGVLLQRAIGDQLTCIFVDHGLLRKGEGDQVMNMLGGKFGLNIIRVDASKRFLDLLAGVDDPEKKRKIIGNEFVSVFDDEASKLKGVDFLAQGTLYTDVIESGTDTAQTIKSHHNVGGLPEDMQFELIEPLNTLFKDEVRALGTALDMPDEIVWRQPFPGPGLAIRVMGEITAERLETVRESDAILREEIAKAGLDRDIWQYFTVNTGVRSVGVMGDGRTYDYTIAIRAITSIDGMTADFARIPWDVLQKISVRIVNEVDHVNRIVYDITSKPPATVEWE; encoded by the coding sequence ATGACTGACAAATCTACTTTGAACGATGTTCAAAAAATCATTGTTCTTGACTATGGTAGCCAGTACAACCAATTGATTGCTCGTCGTATCCGTGAATTTGGTGTCTTCTCTGAACTACGAAGCCACAAAATCACAGCTGATGAAGTTCGCGCAATTAACCCAATTGGTATCGTACTTTCAGGTGGTCCAAATTCAGTTTATGCTGACAATGCCTTTGGTATTGATGAAGAAATTTTTGAATTGGGTATTCCAATTCTTGGTATCTGCTATGGTATGCAATTGTTGACTGATAAACTTGGTGGTAAAGTTGTTCCAGCCGGACAAACTGGTCACAGCGAATACGGTCAATCAACACTTCATCTAAAAGCTAAATCAGAACTTTTTGCTGACACACCAGATGAACAAACCGTTTTAATGAGCCACGGTGATGCAGTTACCGAAATTCCAGCAGGTTTCCACCTTGTTGGCGATTCTGCTGATTGCCCTTACGCAGCCATTGAAAATACTGAGAAAAACATTTATGGTATTCAATTCCACCCAGAAGTTCGTCACTCAGTATATGGTAATGATATTTTACGTAACTTTGCTTTCGGAATCTGTGGTGCTAAAGGCGATTGGTCAATGGATAACTTCATTGACTTGCAAATCAATGAAATCCGTCAAAAAGTTGGTGACCGTAAAGTTCTTTTGGGACTTTCAGGTGGTGTTGACTCATCAGTAGTAGGTGTCCTTCTTCAACGTGCTATCGGTGACCAATTGACATGTATCTTCGTTGATCACGGTCTTCTTCGTAAAGGAGAAGGTGACCAAGTTATGAACATGCTTGGTGGTAAATTCGGATTGAACATCATTCGTGTTGATGCTTCAAAACGTTTCTTAGACCTTCTTGCTGGCGTTGATGACCCAGAGAAAAAACGTAAAATCATCGGTAATGAATTTGTCAGTGTATTTGACGACGAAGCAAGTAAACTTAAAGGTGTTGACTTCTTAGCACAAGGTACTCTTTACACAGACGTTATCGAATCTGGTACAGATACAGCTCAAACAATCAAATCACACCACAACGTTGGTGGTCTTCCAGAAGACATGCAATTTGAATTGATTGAACCACTTAACACACTTTTCAAAGACGAAGTTCGTGCGCTTGGTACAGCTCTTGATATGCCTGACGAAATCGTTTGGCGTCAACCATTCCCAGGACCAGGACTTGCTATCCGTGTGATGGGGGAAATCACAGCAGAACGTCTTGAAACAGTTCGAGAATCTGATGCTATCCTTCGTGAAGAAATTGCTAAAGCTGGTCTTGATCGTGATATCTGGCAATACTTCACAGTTAACACAGGTGTGCGCTCAGTTGGTGTTATGGGTGACGGACGTACTTATGATTACACAATCGCAATCCGTGCAATCACATCAATCGACGGTATGACAGCAGACTTTGCACGTATCCCATGGGATGTTCTTCAAAAAATCTCTGTTCGTATCGTAAATGAAGTTGATCACGTTAACCGCATCGTCTACGATATTACAAGTAAACCACCTGCAACAGTTGAGTGGGAATAA
- a CDS encoding NUDIX domain-containing protein, with the protein MWEATAGGSALQGENPLECVKRELREETGILIDDFIEVGRVLHQKHQTYYVNYLCHTDVDKDSIVWYYFDENGRVVTGDQEINVQELHFDENGVQTKGGFATDAEGHKHSYDAKTGDLEDEDGAPVEA; encoded by the coding sequence ATGTGGGAAGCGACTGCTGGTGGTTCAGCTTTGCAAGGCGAAAATCCCTTAGAGTGTGTCAAACGTGAATTGCGTGAAGAGACAGGAATTTTGATAGATGATTTTATCGAAGTGGGGCGCGTGTTGCATCAGAAACATCAGACCTATTATGTCAATTATCTCTGTCACACAGATGTCGATAAGGATAGTATCGTTTGGTATTACTTTGACGAAAATGGTCGAGTCGTAACTGGTGACCAAGAAATCAACGTTCAAGAATTGCATTTTGATGAAAATGGTGTTCAAACTAAAGGCGGATTTGCTACAGACGCTGAAGGTCACAAACACTCTTACGATGCAAAAACTGGTGACTTGGAAGATGAAGATGGCGCTCCTGTAGAAGCTTAA
- a CDS encoding CPBP family intramembrane glutamic endopeptidase, with the protein MDSGFTDAVRIHAYLFFNHIVRRIFPNFDTGSIGLRRDSWLTLTVFAISTILLPAVIKETFYRKNMILFDSKKAIILTTFFSMLLYALEHSLSFWVIFLTMIWVLPLSLSYIRTRNIYVVMTVHFIGNLIGNGSDVIATLIHWLS; encoded by the coding sequence ATGGATTCAGGTTTTACTGACGCTGTTAGGATTCATGCTTACCTTTTCTTTAACCATATTGTTAGAAGGATTTTTCCCAATTTTGATACTGGGAGTATCGGACTTAGAAGAGATAGCTGGCTGACTTTAACCGTATTTGCTATTTCGACTATTCTTTTGCCAGCTGTAATAAAAGAAACGTTTTACCGCAAGAACATGATTCTGTTTGATAGCAAGAAGGCAATTATCCTCACGACCTTTTTTAGTATGCTACTCTATGCTTTGGAGCATTCGCTTTCCTTTTGGGTAATTTTCTTGACCATGATTTGGGTGCTGCCGTTGAGCTTATCTTATATCAGAACTAGAAATATTTACGTTGTCATGACGGTGCATTTTATTGGCAATCTTATCGGCAATGGCAGCGATGTGATAGCTACCTTGATTCATTGGTTATCTTAA
- a CDS encoding MATE family efflux transporter, whose amino-acid sequence MAKREHFLREAMTIAIPVALQAMLQSSFSMIDQLMVGQLGKTAIAAVEVGGKPQFVFAFVSGAIATVTGIMVSQYMGKNDQKKINTSMSVNLLVMLCLALFTMGLCLILPDVLAGIFTKDTEVVGTAKPYIELLAWVYPLSGVATLLAVQLRCRNYAKYPLYISAVAAVVNTCLNYLLIFGHFGFPAMGIKGAALASLMSQVVNLALMVYFYHRTCQFSFDLRMKASEISQYLIMLTPIVVNELLWTLGQNVNTYIYGHMGTSELAGMSLTSPIQGLFIGALFGLSQAAGILIGRRLGERDYERAYQDSKRLCFYGFVGSLILSIFLVLGENLYIDLYNVGADVRQVGSQLLLIFAILAPVKVQNMILGGGVIRSGGRTKYIMIIDILGTWCIGVPLGLFTGLVLKLPIVWVYFILSQEELFRLIVSVFMFRSRKWMNTIK is encoded by the coding sequence ATGGCAAAAAGAGAACATTTTTTGAGAGAAGCAATGACGATTGCAATCCCTGTAGCTTTGCAAGCCATGCTACAGTCATCTTTTTCAATGATAGACCAATTAATGGTTGGGCAGCTTGGAAAGACTGCCATTGCAGCGGTGGAAGTTGGCGGAAAGCCACAATTTGTCTTTGCCTTTGTTAGCGGAGCAATTGCGACAGTAACAGGTATCATGGTTTCTCAGTATATGGGAAAAAATGATCAGAAAAAGATTAATACCAGCATGTCAGTCAATCTCTTAGTTATGCTGTGCTTGGCTCTATTTACCATGGGCTTGTGTTTAATCTTGCCTGATGTGCTGGCAGGAATCTTCACTAAGGATACCGAAGTTGTGGGGACGGCTAAGCCCTATATTGAGCTCTTAGCTTGGGTCTATCCTTTATCTGGGGTCGCAACGCTTTTAGCGGTTCAACTGCGTTGTCGAAATTACGCTAAGTATCCGCTCTACATCAGTGCAGTCGCTGCGGTGGTCAATACCTGCTTAAACTATCTCTTGATTTTTGGGCATTTTGGCTTTCCTGCCATGGGAATCAAGGGGGCTGCACTAGCTAGTTTAATGTCTCAAGTAGTGAATCTGGCTTTGATGGTTTATTTTTACCATAGAACTTGTCAATTTAGCTTTGATTTGCGGATGAAGGCTTCAGAGATTAGTCAGTACCTCATCATGCTAACACCTATTGTGGTTAATGAGCTGCTTTGGACTTTGGGGCAAAATGTCAATACCTACATTTATGGGCACATGGGAACGAGTGAGCTTGCGGGGATGTCTCTAACTAGTCCTATTCAAGGGCTCTTTATTGGGGCTTTGTTTGGGTTGTCACAAGCTGCGGGGATTTTAATTGGACGTAGGCTCGGTGAGCGTGATTACGAGCGAGCTTATCAGGATTCGAAACGTTTGTGCTTTTATGGTTTTGTAGGGTCACTCATCTTATCAATCTTCTTGGTTCTGGGTGAAAATCTCTACATTGACCTATATAATGTTGGTGCTGATGTTAGACAAGTCGGGTCACAACTCTTGTTGATTTTTGCGATTTTAGCACCGGTTAAAGTTCAAAATATGATTTTGGGTGGTGGTGTTATTCGAAGTGGTGGGAGAACCAAGTACATCATGATTATCGATATTTTAGGAACGTGGTGCATCGGAGTACCTTTGGGGCTATTTACAGGATTGGTTCTTAAACTTCCGATTGTCTGGGTTTACTTCATTTTGTCACAAGAAGAACTCTTTAGATTGATCGTTTCGGTTTTTATGTTCCGTAGCAGAAAATGGATGAACACTATTAAATAA
- a CDS encoding TipC family immunity protein: MFDKDMNETNKFEPIISYPNYYLNDYNPNLHLSFDLYQKNKGIRMTFEKRINSKVTVVFNVYYSKREKILDKTLRLNLANADKYIEGQSKVKTYLTKYGITASDLAKHYNEIVNQKVLKDWCSIYDSKFSSKDYGDVTVKTEWENW; the protein is encoded by the coding sequence ATCTTTGACAAAGACATGAATGAAACTAATAAGTTTGAGCCGATTATTAGTTATCCAAATTATTATCTTAATGATTATAATCCAAATTTACATCTGTCTTTTGATTTGTATCAAAAGAATAAAGGAATTCGTATGACTTTTGAAAAGCGCATCAATTCAAAGGTAACCGTTGTCTTTAATGTTTATTATTCAAAAAGAGAGAAAATATTAGATAAAACGCTTCGGCTTAATCTAGCTAACGCAGATAAATACATTGAAGGCCAATCTAAAGTCAAAACTTATCTCACAAAATATGGTATAACGGCATCTGATTTAGCTAAACATTACAATGAAATCGTAAACCAGAAAGTGTTAAAAGATTGGTGTTCTATCTATGATAGTAAGTTTTCATCTAAAGATTATGGTGATGTGACTGTCAAGACTGAGTGGGAGAATTGGTAA
- a CDS encoding LexA family transcriptional regulator, which yields MYYPEKLKNRRLELGLKQTELAKELGISKQSYFTWEKGTTQPTKANLAKLEELLQVPHGYFSELEIATLYKQLTDQNQEKALTYVQDLLEERSKVVSIVQEPRFAYKVYERLSAGVGANIYDDMDYDTVYFDKDLAHDFASWIDGDSMEPTYHNGSVALIRETGFDYDGAVYAVVWNSQTYIKKVYREENGLRLVSINKDYDDKFAPYDENPRIVGKIVGNFMPIIGG from the coding sequence ATGTATTATCCTGAAAAGTTAAAAAATCGTCGTTTGGAGCTTGGTTTGAAGCAGACCGAGTTGGCAAAGGAGCTTGGCATTTCTAAGCAGTCTTATTTCACATGGGAGAAGGGAACAACTCAGCCCACGAAGGCTAATTTGGCTAAGTTAGAAGAACTTTTGCAGGTGCCACATGGTTATTTTAGTGAGCTTGAAATTGCCACTTTGTACAAGCAATTAACTGACCAGAATCAAGAAAAAGCTTTGACTTATGTTCAAGATTTACTCGAGGAGCGAAGCAAAGTCGTCTCAATCGTTCAAGAGCCGCGCTTTGCTTATAAGGTTTACGAGCGTTTGTCAGCTGGTGTCGGAGCTAATATCTATGACGACATGGATTACGACACGGTTTATTTTGATAAAGACTTGGCGCATGATTTTGCGTCGTGGATTGATGGGGATTCTATGGAGCCTACTTATCACAATGGCTCTGTGGCTCTCATTCGTGAGACTGGTTTTGACTACGACGGTGCGGTTTATGCAGTCGTTTGGAACTCACAGACTTACATCAAAAAGGTCTATCGTGAGGAAAATGGGCTGCGCTTAGTGTCAATCAATAAAGATTACGATGATAAGTTTGCGCCATATGATGAAAATCCACGTATTGTTGGAAAAATTGTCGGCAACTTCATGCCAATCATAGGAGGATAA
- a CDS encoding Y-family DNA polymerase, with product MGYFDYSREPRSDIAFVDMKSFYASVECVDRGLHPLKTSLCVMSRAENASGLILASSPTFKKVFGTSNVSRAYDLPFDVHTHKFSYYNAKRQGLPTTPEYVAYIENWAKATWIVPPRMDRYIEKNLEIQHIFQNYGSIEDILPYSIDEGFIDLTSSLNYFIPDKTLGKKEKLDKVSAMIQREIWQKTGIYSTVGMSNANPLLAKLALDNEAKHNQNMRANWSYEDVETKVWAIPKMTDFWGIGSRMEKRLNKLGIFTIKKLANFNPDILKKELGIVGVDLFFHANGIDESNVHQPYKPKSKSIGNSQVLPRDYRKKADIELVFREMAEQVAIRLRRAHKKATNVSIYVGFSKQEKKHRIQAQMKIEPSNNTKQLTEHVLTLLRKKYDSGAVRHIAVSYSGLVDESYSTFSLFDDIEKIEKEERLQSAIDAIRDQFGFTTIQKANALQEASRSLERSKLVGGHSAGGLDGLS from the coding sequence ATGGGCTATTTTGATTATTCACGAGAGCCGCGTTCTGATATCGCCTTTGTGGATATGAAGTCCTTTTATGCTAGTGTGGAGTGCGTGGACCGTGGCTTGCATCCTTTGAAAACTTCGCTTTGCGTTATGAGCCGAGCTGAAAATGCCAGTGGCTTGATTTTAGCGTCTTCACCGACATTTAAGAAAGTTTTTGGAACGTCAAATGTCAGCCGAGCTTATGATTTGCCGTTTGATGTTCACACGCACAAGTTTTCTTATTACAATGCCAAACGTCAAGGTTTGCCTACGACGCCTGAATATGTCGCTTACATCGAAAATTGGGCAAAGGCGACTTGGATTGTGCCACCACGAATGGACCGCTACATTGAGAAAAATCTAGAAATTCAGCATATCTTTCAAAACTATGGCAGCATCGAAGACATCTTGCCTTACTCGATTGACGAAGGTTTTATTGATTTGACCTCATCGCTGAACTATTTTATCCCAGATAAGACCCTAGGTAAGAAAGAAAAGCTGGATAAGGTTTCTGCTATGATTCAGCGAGAAATTTGGCAAAAGACAGGCATCTACTCAACGGTTGGCATGTCAAATGCTAATCCATTGCTTGCAAAGCTTGCTCTTGATAACGAAGCCAAGCACAATCAGAACATGCGTGCCAATTGGTCTTACGAGGATGTTGAGACTAAGGTTTGGGCGATTCCTAAGATGACTGACTTCTGGGGGATTGGCAGCCGTATGGAAAAACGTCTTAATAAGCTTGGCATTTTTACCATCAAAAAACTCGCTAATTTCAATCCTGATATTCTCAAGAAAGAGCTTGGTATCGTGGGGGTTGACCTCTTCTTTCATGCTAACGGCATTGATGAAAGCAACGTTCACCAACCCTACAAGCCTAAATCTAAGAGCATTGGCAATTCTCAGGTTTTGCCACGCGATTATCGCAAGAAAGCCGATATCGAGTTAGTTTTTAGGGAAATGGCAGAGCAGGTTGCTATTCGCCTGAGAAGAGCTCACAAGAAGGCGACAAATGTGTCGATTTATGTCGGCTTTTCAAAGCAAGAGAAAAAGCACCGTATTCAGGCGCAAATGAAAATCGAGCCTAGCAATAACACCAAGCAACTGACTGAGCACGTTTTAACTCTGCTGCGCAAAAAATATGATTCGGGTGCAGTTAGACATATCGCGGTATCTTATTCAGGCTTAGTCGATGAATCGTACAGTACGTTTTCTTTATTTGATGACATTGAAAAAATAGAAAAAGAAGAAAGGCTCCAATCAGCTATTGATGCTATTCGTGATCAGTTTGGCTTTACGACTATTCAAAAAGCTAATGCTCTGCAGGAAGCCTCACGCAGTTTAGAGCGCAGCAAATTGGTCGGAGGGCATTCAGCAGGAGGATTGGATGGATTAAGTTAA
- a CDS encoding DNA methyltransferase family protein has protein sequence MEEKLIKSKHRVQKHGEVFTPSWMVQKMLDTPGVKEACENVSTTFLEPAAGDGNFLLAILERKLQAVADQYDERNWKTKSLIALSSIYGIEFLEDNLEVARSRMFLYYLDWYEKHFGERLSSKSDIYQSAHYLIHKNIIRGNTLTKEHPVTGEPLMFNEWQVVKGHPSTVKKIPFVFAELFGEEVEHDTSVVEGQLSLFDFDDEDDEPKEEIKEINIQKVYKLGD, from the coding sequence TTGGAAGAGAAGCTAATTAAATCAAAACATAGAGTTCAAAAACATGGTGAAGTCTTCACACCTTCTTGGATGGTGCAAAAAATGTTAGACACTCCAGGGGTGAAAGAAGCTTGTGAAAATGTTTCAACAACTTTTTTAGAGCCTGCAGCTGGTGACGGGAATTTTTTGCTTGCTATTCTTGAGAGAAAATTACAAGCAGTTGCCGACCAATATGATGAAAGGAATTGGAAAACCAAATCACTAATTGCCTTATCTTCGATTTACGGTATAGAATTTTTAGAGGATAATCTAGAAGTTGCTCGCTCAAGGATGTTTTTATATTATCTTGACTGGTATGAAAAGCATTTTGGAGAGAGACTTAGTAGCAAAAGTGACATCTACCAATCTGCTCACTATTTGATTCATAAAAATATTATTAGAGGTAATACTCTTACGAAAGAACACCCGGTGACAGGTGAACCACTAATGTTTAATGAATGGCAGGTTGTAAAGGGGCATCCGAGTACGGTGAAAAAAATTCCTTTTGTATTTGCAGAACTGTTTGGCGAAGAGGTTGAACACGATACTAGTGTCGTTGAAGGTCAGCTAAGTTTATTTGATTTTGATGATGAAGATGATGAACCTAAAGAAGAGATTAAAGAAATAAACATTCAAAAAGTTTATAAGTTAGGAGATTAG